The Candidatus Omnitrophota bacterium genome segment GCAGCCTTTTCATCCGACGTGATAATCGCCTCGGAGTGCCCGGATCCGTACTGGGCGATGTGCTCCACGGCCTGGTCCAAATCTTTGACCACGCGCACTGCCAGGATATAGTCCAGGAACTCCGTACCCCAATCCGCATCCGTTGCAGGGGTGGCACTGGGGAGGATCTCACACGTGCGCGCATCTCCGCGAATCTCCACATTGGCCTGGACCAAAGGCCCGGCAGCAAGAGGCAAGAACTCCTGTGCCACGGCTGCATGCACAAGCAGACACTCCATGGCATTGCACACACTGGGGCGCTGAACCTTGGCGTTAAAGGCGATCTCCACACCCATCTTTAAGTCGGCGCTCTTGTCCACATAAGTGTGGCATACGCCCTTGTATTGTTTGATCACCGGCACCTTGGCGTACTCCACGACCTTGCGAATCAGGCCCTCACCGCCGCGGGGGATCACCAGGTCCACATACCCTTCCAGCTCCAAAAGCGCCCGTACAGCCTCGCGATCCGTATCGCGAACCAGCTGCATGGCCGCCTGCGGGAGTCCGGCCTTTGTGGCAGCATCCTCCATGGCCTCAAAAATCGCGATATTCGAGTGAATGGCTTCGGAGCCGCCTCGCAGGATAACGGCATTTCCGCTTTTTAGACAAAGCGCTGTGCAGTCAGCCGTCACATTGGGGCGCGATTCATAGATGATTCCGAT includes the following:
- a CDS encoding glutamate-5-semialdehyde dehydrogenase, translating into MSIVSEIRTYGEKAVLAKRELVKLSTEMKNTVLFAMADALANKQSAIIEENKKDLAAGEARGLGKAMLDRLMLNEKRIGEMSEGVRQVAALKDSVGEIISEWTQPNGLRFQKVRSPIGVIGIIYESRPNVTADCTALCLKSGNAVILRGGSEAIHSNIAIFEAMEDAATKAGLPQAAMQLVRDTDREAVRALLELEGYVDLVIPRGGEGLIRKVVEYAKVPVIKQYKGVCHTYVDKSADLKMGVEIAFNAKVQRPSVCNAMECLLVHAAVAQEFLPLAAGPLVQANVEIRGDARTCEILPSATPATDADWGTEFLDYILAVRVVKDLDQAVEHIAQYGSGHSEAIITSDEKAAAEFLNRVDASSVYVNASTRFTDGGQFGMGAEIGISTDKLHARGP